The Sus scrofa isolate TJ Tabasco breed Duroc chromosome 4, Sscrofa11.1, whole genome shotgun sequence genomic sequence GGATAGCGGCTACTGTACAGACAGCTCACATAGAGAACACGTCCACTACCACATAAATTTCTATTGTATAATAGTTCTCTAGAGCTTTGATTGAGTAATCTATTACCTGGAGGGTTAAGCTGGGCTGGATGTTCAACAAGATTTGTGATTCCAAAATAATCTTCTCTCTTGGGATTTTCCTCTGTACTAAAattggaggaagaagggaaaacagGATATGTGGGTAGAGATGATTCCAAGAGAGGGAGTctcagaaacaatgaaaaaatccACTCTCCATAATGAATTCTAGCACTTTTATAAGTATTTGCATATctataatatgtaattatattacACATAATTTTCAAGATGAGAAAATGGTTCCATTTGGATGCACTCTTTATACCATTCTCAACCTTTTTTCTACCTCAACACCTTTGATGGATACCATGGACTCTCATTAGTAACAATAACTCCCCGGGGCAGTGGTTGGCCAAGGAAGGGTAAGGAAAGGCTGAGACAGTCTCCTAAAGCCATGTATCAAAATGATGAAGAAGATATGATAAAAGCTCTCCAAATGTTTCttatatgctttatttattattctctCCCTCAACAACTAAGAATCCTTGCTCTACTCTAGGTCTGGAtctttaagaaatataaacacctattaaaaggagcaaaataatgtatttcattttctgctggaaattcccaggccagggatcaaacccaaggagCAGATGCCACCCATGCTATagctttggcaacactggatccttaaccaactgtgccacagcaggaactacaagaatgaaattaagaaaatattctggagttcccctcatagctCCGTGAAAACGAAttagactagcatccatgagaacgcaggttcaaatctgacctcactcagtgggttaaagatccagcattgccatgacctgtggtagagatggcagatgcagctcggatccagtgtcactgtggctgtggtgttggctggcagctgccattccaattcaatccctagcctgggaacctccataagctgcaggtgcagtgttaaaaaaaaaaaaaaaaaaaagaaagaaagaaaacaaatattctgaagttcttgttgtggctcagcaggttaagacctcaactagtatccatatggatacaggttcaatccctggcctcgttcagtgggttgctgcaagctgcagtttaggtcacagatgcagctcagattttgtgtggctgtggctcagattcgacccctaaccagggaactttcatatgctgtgggtacggccataaaaagaaaagagaagaaaacaaatattctggagttcctatgtggcacagtgggttacgtatccagcactgtcactacaatggctcaggtcactgctgtggcgtgggattcctggcccaggaacttttgcacatcaggggtgtggccaaaaaaaaaaaaaaaaagcaaatagaaaatttataattatttgcatatttatttatttgtttgcttgtttgtttagggccgcacctgtagcatatggaggttcccaggctaggggtccaattggagctacagctgccggcctatgccacagccacagcaacacagtatttgagccacatctgcaatctataccacagctcacagcaacgctgagcaaggtcagagatcaaacccacaacgtcatagCTGCTAGTTagatttctgctgcaccacaacgagaactcctccaCAAGTTATTTAGACTATTTGTGACCAATCCTCCTCCAATAAccccaaaaaacctaaaaataaccCATACAACATACTCTTAACAAATATATGAGCTTGTGTGTGGTTACCTATTCTCCTTAGATCTAATTTAAAGCACAAGTATTGTCCTGCCCATTAAAACTCTAGCCTTACTAAAAGGTATTAACTAACAAACTCACAGGTCAAAGCCATTGGGGATGATGTAAGAGTCCCACCACTCAATTTCAGGGATATCTCCTTCCTTCAACTCCTTTTTAGGAGCAATGAGGGCCAGCCTAGTCGAAGTATGAATGCCTGTTTTTCGAGCTGCCTGTGAGATCTCTGCCTGTAGCTTCTCCAGTTGGgcctaaagataaaaaaaaaaaaaaaaaagaagaagaagataaattGGAGTCAAAGAAAACAGGGAAGTAGTagaatcccattttttttttgtggctgcactcaggaaatacggaagttcccaagctaggggctgcatcagagctgcagctgccggcctacaccacggtcacagcaatgccagatctgagccgcacgttgtgacctacactgcagtatgcggcaattccagatccttaacccactgagtgaggccagggatcaaacccacatcccatggatgctagctggatttgtaacctgctgagtcacaatgtgaactctccatttttttttttttttttggccatgcccaaggcatgtggaagttcctaggctatggatCCAACAGACCTGAGACACAGcatgaaaacaccaaatccttaaccactaggccaccagagaactccagaatcCCAAATCTTAAAACACTCCCTTCTTGAACTCTTTATACTCAatccaaaaaattcatttttttccctgaaagtttagaaaaaagagcagctctgctttactttatcccttACTTTGCTGATTTATATACATTTCACCCTCATTACtatccctcccccgcccccagtgtGTGCCCACAGCAAATATGCAGAAATGGAGTTTTATGGAAAACCTCCTTCTGAATGGATGAAACAAGAATGTAAAAGTCATTGAATATATAGTCAATTAAACTATCCAAGTGTGTAGGTTTTCTGcagtaaatttttttcagttgccCAGAGGGTCCTGAATTGTTTCCCTCCACTGTCTACTGTATATGGAAAGTTTTCAAACTCAATTTTATTTCCATCTAAAGGAGAATATAAATAGTTGAGAAGAAAAGTCAGTATTCcaggaataaaaattaagtattcCAGGAATAaaagtagtattttaaaaattactcattgCTTTACtacttttttgggggtcttttgtctatttagggctacaccctcagcatatggagggtcccatgctaggggtcgaataggagctacaggtgccggcctacaccacagctcatggcaatgccggatccttaacccactgagtgaggccaggaattgaacctcatggatactagttgaccactgagccatgacaggaactccactacttGTTTATCTAATTGCCAAATCAGAGAATTGAGTAAACAGTATTTTAGGACTGTATTCAATTTCCTTTGTCACCTTCCTAACATCTTAAAAATTCTAGATTACATTTTAAGTTGGATACCTTTGTCCGTAATCGTTGGGCAATCTTTTCAAATTTGCCCTTGTCATGGAATTTAAAAGTACGTCTCTGGCGCTGGGAAGGGGCAATTGAGACTCGGGGGTCAAAAAAGGTATTAGACTCCATGTCTTCTGATGGCTTTTCTTTTAACTGTTGCTTGAATTGTTCCCTCTTCACAGCCCGAATATTGGCCTTCAGAGTAGGCATACGGTGTGTCAGCTCAATTTCTTTGCCTGTTGCATCTACAGTTCGACCTTGTTCATCAAGAATCAGTGGTGTAGGTTTAGTTTGATCTTTTAGCTCCACCTTCCTGAAAAACAGCCCACAAAGGAATAAATTCCATATGGAACAAtaaggcaaacaaaaaaacaaacagaaaataaaatcaaaacctgACAAAGACCACTAGGTTACACAATTCCAGGGGGGAAAAACCCTTTAGTGAATAACAACACTACTTGAAAATATCAAACTGAATAGTTGAGTATAGCACATAATCAGATGAAATGAACTTAGAAGCTGAAACCTTATCTTTCTTTACACCTGAATTcttgagccagaccagggatacAAAACCAATTTTAAGTAGTAAAAATAATGCctatcatctttattatttttttttagggggttcctaggcttgggggcgaatcagaggtgtagctggcagctggaaccacagccacagcaattcgggatccgagccctgtcttagatctataccacagctcacggcaacgctggatcctcaacctactgagtgaggccagggattgaacccgcaatctcaggGTTTCTAGTTGGACTGGTTTCTCCTgcgccgcaataggaactcctaatgccTATATCATCTTTACCCAGTTGTAGATAGAGAACTCTCAGATCTGGTCTCATTCAATGTGATTTAATGGTTATAGCTCTGAGTTAGCAACCAGGATACCTGGTTCTATTCCCAGCTCCTGTACTAGAGGAATAATCTTAACTTCAGTTCTACCAATTgtaaaaaagaagataattctGCAACAAGGAagttaagagaataaatacaaTTGGTATTTAttgagtgagtgtgtgtgcatacacatatatgtataaataaaatgtgaaactgTGTAAGAAATAATTTAGATTCTTGGGAAAAGAAGATCAATAATGTTTAAAGACATTTATTGCTTCTCAAGCTTCAGAAGCAATGAGTTCCATGAAACAGATACTCACGGGGGAGCAATGCCCATGGCATGGAGATTGGCCAGGCCCACCATGTTGGCATTGCCAATGAGTCCTGGCTTCAGTGCCAGCTGGGCTTGGATGCGGGCTTGTAGTTCGGCTGCTTTCCTTGCTTTCTCAATGGCATCATTCATGAAAGTGGCAGCCTGGGAAGGCTGAATAGTGTTACCAATTGGAAGTCGCTCTGGTTGGGAGGAAGAAGGAGTCTTTGGCTGTGAGAGAGAGTACAAGAAATCAGAATCACAAAGATTAGACCAGCAGACAgatctctttcacacacacacacacacacacacacacacacacacacacacacacagtggcagACAGTGGTAGAGTGGGGATGGAACATGCAGTCATCTTCTGTACCCTCAGTTGATTGGACGACAAGAAATTCCATGTTAAAGATTCTTCTTTTCAGAGTAATCTGAGCATAATACCTGAGGTGTAGGGGGGCTAATGAAGCTcagttgttttttcctttcttcgaTTTGCCGTGTTGCTGCCTCCATCATCTGTTTGATCTGTTCTCGGTGtgggaaaaaattgaaaaaaatgttaacttatctttttctttctctcatatagGTTACTAAACCCAAAGGGCTTTCAGGTCTAGAGAACTAAAAATTTTGAATGACCCTATCATATTCTGCCTTTACCATGGACTagaaaatttagtaaaaataagCCCACACAGCTGAACACTGTAATTTTTCAACCTACCTTCAACCTAAGTTTGAATGTTAACTCTGCCATTTAatgcctgtgtgaccttgaacatggTATTTAATCTCTAAAGCTCCAAGTGTCTAAATGGGGTAAAAATAGTACCTACATCACAAGCAATTGTGAACATTTAAATAATGCATGCAAAACCAACAGAATCCATAAAcattatcatatatttatattttaaaaagtcatccatTGGTCCCTGAGTTTCTAGTTTGGATAACGGGAGCCAACAATACAAAGACTTGTGTCCTCGTCTCTGTAAACCCCTTCTTCAGTCCTAAAGAAGTTGAGAATAATAAGCTTCGAGAACATGATCAAATAATTCTTGAATTTTCCAAAGGATTCCTGCTATCAAGGTgcttcaacatattttttttcctttttaattaattattaattaatttttctttttaaggacgcacttgcagcatacggaaattaccatgctaggagctgaattggagctgcagctgccggtctgggccatagccacggcaacggcaatgccagaaccaagcagaatctgcgacctatgccacagcttgtggcaatgccagatccttaacccactgactgaggccagggatcaaacctgcatcctcatggatactatgtcaggttcttttttttttttttttttggtctttttgctatttcttgggccgctcctgcggcatatggaggttcccaggctaggggtctaatcggagctgtagctgccggcctacgccagagccacagcaacgcaggatccgagccacgtctgcaacctacaccacagctcacggcaatgccggatcgttaacccactgagcaagggcagggaccgaacccgcaacctcatggttcctagtcggattcgttaaccactgcgccacgacgggaactccctatgtcacgttcttaatctgctgagccacaatgggaactcctcaagatattacgtatatatttttttttggagaaaaaatagtttattgctttgctaggcaaagAGGGATCACaccaggctaatgcctcaaagactgtaCCCACTTAGGAGAgactgggaggtggttttatagttttgtgagTGAAATATAGGGTCgaagataaggatcagggtagaggcaagcttgcattgttttcaaagctggtgttcagtggtctggtggtcttctttctggaattAAGATGTagctttaaaatttaacatttttttttgagtagGTGATATATTTACATAGTTCAAAATGCACAAAAGCACAAAAGGGTATATTGTGAACTCTTCCACCCCATTTTCCATAAAAAAAACACCATCAGCTTCTTTCCTTTCAGAAATATCATATTTAATACACagatccatccacccatctatccatatatatgtatatattctatttccCCCTAACAAATTTTACGagttataagaaatatttattgcttaTATAGTATCAAATTCTCTTGGGAGTtactgtcgaggctcagtggtaatgaacctgactagtatccataaggacacgggtccaatcctcgttcagtgggttaagaatctggtattgccatgagctgcagtgtaggtcgcagacgtggctcagatcctgcgttgctgtggctgtggtgtatgctggtagctgtagctccaattagacccttagtctgagaacttccatatgctgagaatgcagccctaaaacaaacaaacaaacaaatgaaaaaaaaccacaGATTTTTGTAACaatgcccttaaaaaaatttttttttagaaggttttttttgctttttagagccacacctgcagcaaatggaagttcccaagctaggaatcaaatcagagctatagctgctaccctacaccacagctcatggtaacgccagattgctggtccactgagcgaggctagggattgaacctgcatcctcatggatactagtcggatttgtttctgctaggctacaacagaaactccattgTAAATACACAGATAAttcctactaaaaaaaaaaaaaaaaaggcatgagttCCCTTatcactcagggggttagggatccagt encodes the following:
- the PRPF3 gene encoding U4/U6 small nuclear ribonucleoprotein Prp3 isoform X1, with translation MLTKLQIKQMMEAATRQIEERKKQLSFISPPTPQPKTPSSSQPERLPIGNTIQPSQAATFMNDAIEKARKAAELQARIQAQLALKPGLIGNANMVGLANLHAMGIAPPKVELKDQTKPTPLILDEQGRTVDATGKEIELTHRMPTLKANIRAVKREQFKQQLKEKPSEDMESNTFFDPRVSIAPSQRQRRTFKFHDKGKFEKIAQRLRTKAQLEKLQAEISQAARKTGIHTSTRLALIAPKKELKEGDIPEIEWWDSYIIPNGFDLTEENPKREDYFGITNLVEHPAQLNPPVDNDTPVTLGVYLTKKEQKKLRRQTRREAQKELQEKVRLGLMPPPEPKVRISNLMRVLGTEAVQDPTKVEAHVRAQMAKRQKAHEEANAARKLTAEQRKVKKIKKLKEDISQGVHISVYRVRNLSNPAKKFKIEANAGQLYLTGVVVLHKDVNVVVVEGGPKAQKKFKRLMLHRIKWDEQTSNTKGDDDEESDEEAVKKTNKCVLVWEGTAKDRSFGEMKFKQCPTENMAREHFKKHGAEHYWDLALSESVLESTD